From one Oligoflexus sp. genomic stretch:
- a CDS encoding efflux RND transporter periplasmic adaptor subunit, giving the protein MASKTVKRPGFTRRRMILAALGILVVVIAGISWKRLQTSSTSTSKLFKVQKKNIAQTLQLSGKIFPEKTMVITAQQSGRIVALNVKEGAKVEPDDLLFTMQLEAAGQTELQDLRARVRALEFEVGSASKLVNNKSLVKDLIGVDQVAREESELQKLRLELASARERLSIMESNLGLTQAGPQASKKEGSNGLVYVRSPIQGIVTLVDKRPGDFVLGGAGMGASGSDIGGGNDRMVMVVADMNNLQVRIKVMEADLRYVKDGLPVKVRLDAYPDIAYDGRVEQIGGQGRADMKAGFTYFDVYVGINQKDARLLPEMNATVDLIFAEQNDALTLPVSCVLMLPGQSYVRLQDTNNPKGYRYASVETGAVNATDVQIVSGLKEGDEVMEIDFASPQIFEVAESPQIRKETVKQ; this is encoded by the coding sequence ATGGCAAGCAAGACCGTGAAAAGACCTGGATTCACCCGCCGCCGGATGATACTGGCCGCTCTTGGTATCCTGGTCGTCGTGATCGCCGGTATCAGCTGGAAGCGTTTGCAGACCAGCTCCACCAGCACATCCAAACTGTTTAAGGTCCAAAAAAAGAACATCGCCCAGACCCTGCAGCTCTCCGGTAAAATCTTTCCCGAAAAAACCATGGTGATTACGGCGCAGCAATCCGGGCGAATCGTGGCCTTGAATGTGAAGGAAGGCGCCAAAGTCGAGCCGGATGATCTGCTCTTCACCATGCAGCTGGAAGCCGCCGGCCAGACGGAGCTTCAGGACCTCAGAGCCCGGGTCCGGGCTTTGGAATTTGAAGTCGGATCGGCCAGTAAGCTCGTCAACAATAAATCCCTGGTGAAGGACCTGATCGGCGTTGATCAGGTGGCGCGCGAAGAAAGCGAACTGCAGAAGCTGCGCCTGGAGCTGGCATCCGCCCGCGAAAGACTCAGCATCATGGAATCCAACCTTGGCCTGACGCAGGCAGGTCCTCAAGCCTCGAAAAAAGAAGGCTCAAACGGACTTGTCTATGTCCGCTCCCCTATCCAGGGCATCGTAACACTGGTCGACAAAAGACCGGGTGACTTCGTATTGGGCGGCGCAGGCATGGGCGCATCCGGTTCGGATATCGGCGGCGGCAACGATCGCATGGTCATGGTCGTGGCGGATATGAACAATCTGCAGGTGCGCATCAAGGTCATGGAAGCGGACCTGCGTTATGTGAAAGACGGCCTGCCGGTCAAGGTCCGCTTGGATGCCTATCCAGACATAGCCTATGACGGCAGGGTCGAACAAATTGGGGGTCAAGGCCGTGCGGATATGAAGGCCGGCTTCACCTACTTCGATGTCTATGTCGGCATCAATCAAAAGGATGCGCGCCTGCTCCCGGAAATGAATGCCACCGTGGACCTTATTTTTGCCGAGCAGAATGATGCGCTGACCCTTCCCGTGTCCTGTGTTCTTATGCTGCCGGGGCAATCCTACGTCCGCCTCCAGGATACAAACAATCCCAAAGGCTACCGCTATGCATCCGTGGAAACCGGCGCCGTGAATGCCACCGATGTCCAGATCGTCTCCGGTCTGAAAGAAGGTGATGAAGTCATGGAGATCGACTTCGCATCGCCGCAGATTTTCGAAGTCGCGGAAAGCCCACAGATCAGGAAAGAGACGGTGAAACAGTGA
- a CDS encoding AAC(3)-I family aminoglycoside N-acetyltransferase: protein MKKAQRSFVYERLTAKDVPSMRALLDVYAVAFEDPESYQSRPPSDDYLRRLLGRETFFTVVAKHEGSVVGGLSAYQLEKFEQERSEVYIYDLAVQEDFRRQGVARGLIQQLITLARDRGAWVIFVQADYGDEPAIKLYESMGVREEVLHFDISMNPAGRHEPE from the coding sequence ATGAAAAAAGCTCAACGCAGTTTTGTTTACGAAAGGCTCACGGCGAAGGACGTCCCGAGCATGCGGGCGCTTTTGGACGTCTATGCGGTGGCGTTTGAAGACCCCGAGTCCTATCAGTCACGTCCCCCGTCCGATGATTATCTGCGCCGGCTATTGGGCCGCGAGACCTTTTTCACCGTGGTCGCCAAACATGAGGGGTCGGTGGTCGGCGGGCTTTCCGCCTATCAGCTGGAAAAATTCGAGCAGGAACGGAGCGAGGTCTATATTTACGATCTGGCCGTTCAGGAAGATTTCCGCCGTCAGGGTGTGGCCCGGGGCTTGATTCAGCAGCTGATCACGCTGGCCCGGGATCGCGGCGCCTGGGTGATCTTCGTTCAGGCGGATTATGGTGATGAGCCGGCTATCAAACTCTATGAATCCATGGGCGTGCGGGAGGAGGTTCTTCATTTTGATATATCCATGAACCCGGCGGGTCGCCATGAACCCGAGTGA
- a CDS encoding ion transporter, whose protein sequence is MNPSEKPVPAQRADWRKRMYIVIFGSDTRAGKMFDLALLWLIVLSILCVTLETVSSIYQDYRPWFRYAEWAFTAIFLVEYILRLICVPRASVYARSFLGLIDLFSIIPSFLSLYYAGAQSLLVIRAIRLLRVFRILKLTQFLEEGEVLMSALFASRHKILVFLGGVLSLVLIIGAVMHLVEGPEHGFTSIPVSIYWAVVTLTTVGYGDITPLTPLGKVLATFVMLMGYGILAVPTGIVSVEIGRASRRGQYAVACPRCGEDKHLVGSRYCFRCGERLPGV, encoded by the coding sequence ATGAACCCGAGTGAAAAGCCTGTACCGGCGCAACGAGCCGACTGGCGCAAGCGGATGTATATCGTCATCTTTGGTTCGGATACCAGGGCGGGAAAAATGTTTGATCTCGCCCTTCTGTGGCTGATCGTCCTCAGTATCCTTTGCGTGACTCTGGAAACGGTGTCCAGCATCTATCAGGACTACCGCCCGTGGTTTCGTTATGCTGAGTGGGCCTTCACCGCGATCTTCCTCGTCGAGTATATCCTGCGGCTCATCTGTGTGCCGCGCGCCTCGGTTTATGCAAGAAGTTTTCTGGGTCTGATTGATCTCTTCTCGATCATTCCCTCGTTTTTAAGCCTCTATTACGCCGGTGCGCAAAGCCTCCTCGTGATCCGCGCGATTCGACTGCTGCGGGTGTTCCGTATACTGAAGCTGACTCAGTTTTTGGAGGAGGGCGAGGTCCTGATGAGCGCCCTCTTTGCGAGCCGGCATAAAATTTTGGTCTTTTTAGGGGGCGTGCTGTCGCTGGTCCTGATCATCGGGGCCGTGATGCATCTGGTGGAAGGACCCGAGCATGGTTTTACCAGCATTCCCGTCAGCATTTATTGGGCGGTCGTGACTTTGACCACGGTGGGTTACGGTGATATCACGCCTTTGACTCCGCTCGGCAAGGTCCTGGCCACCTTCGTGATGCTCATGGGTTATGGGATCCTCGCGGTTCCGACCGGCATCGTGTCGGTGGAAATCGGTCGCGCCAGCCGCCGCGGGCAGTATGCGGTCGCGTGTCCGCGCTGTGGTGAAGATAAGCACCTCGTGGGCAGTCGCTACTGCTTTCGCTGCGGCGAGCGCCTGCCTGGGGTATGA
- a CDS encoding arsenate reductase ArsC: protein MKILFMGETNSVRSQLAEAVAKNIFSEQAHLESAGAHPSPVHPLAVKALQEFGADTGLLRSKHLDELSDDFLHDLDFVITFCPDEVCPIKLVNAKKIHWTLPDPLAGGVDENEQMERFRHTLQHIKTQLVEFGREYGVLKEGANVH from the coding sequence ATGAAAATACTGTTCATGGGCGAGACGAATTCGGTTCGCAGTCAACTCGCCGAAGCGGTGGCAAAAAATATCTTCAGCGAGCAGGCTCATCTGGAGAGCGCCGGGGCCCATCCCTCTCCTGTGCATCCTCTTGCCGTCAAGGCCCTGCAGGAATTCGGAGCCGACACGGGGCTGCTCCGCTCCAAGCATCTCGATGAACTGTCGGATGATTTTCTGCACGATCTCGACTTTGTGATCACCTTCTGCCCCGATGAGGTCTGCCCCATCAAACTCGTGAACGCGAAGAAAATTCACTGGACCCTGCCGGATCCTCTGGCGGGAGGCGTCGATGAAAACGAGCAGATGGAGCGCTTCCGGCATACGCTCCAGCACATCAAGACCCAGCTCGTGGAATTCGGTCGGGAATATGGCGTTCTGAAGGAAGGGGCCAATGTCCATTGA
- a CDS encoding Glu/Leu/Phe/Val dehydrogenase, with translation MATENASLNVSLDSCLDDAFRILGYDQKGQLGTILKNADRKVEVEIPLVRDDGSIMVIRGFRVQHNNALGPFKGGLRYHPSVDIDHCAMLASIMTWKTALLGLPFGGAKGGLRINPRDFSARELSSLTKKYVEKMNGLIGPEMDIPAPDVGTGEREMGWIVDAYSRMHGHQPNVVTGKHPLLGGIAGRREATGRGVAIMASWAAAYEGLDLQNATVAIQGFGNVGSHAALTLHEMGARIVCISDATGSLYEPEGLDIPRLIQQLHPNGQKKSLSECRECVAYKTVSDSSDDALYQKVDILIPAALEAVIQEHNASRVSARLIVEGANFPITPAADRMLMDQGCQVIPDILANAGGVTVSYFEWCQNRQGTLWNKERVFQELEFWLQRGWNHVLEIKAKYACSYRQAAYVIAIERVKQVLEMRGFD, from the coding sequence ATGGCAACTGAAAACGCCTCGCTCAATGTCTCGCTCGATAGCTGTCTCGATGATGCCTTCCGCATTCTCGGTTATGATCAGAAAGGGCAGCTCGGTACCATTCTTAAAAATGCGGATCGCAAGGTCGAAGTTGAAATCCCGCTGGTCCGGGATGATGGAAGCATCATGGTGATCCGGGGCTTTCGCGTGCAGCATAACAATGCCCTTGGTCCCTTCAAAGGCGGGCTGCGCTATCATCCCAGCGTGGACATCGATCATTGCGCAATGCTGGCTTCGATCATGACCTGGAAAACAGCCCTTCTCGGTCTGCCTTTCGGTGGTGCGAAAGGCGGCCTACGCATCAATCCGCGGGATTTCTCCGCGCGTGAGCTGTCCTCGCTCACCAAAAAATACGTCGAGAAAATGAATGGACTGATCGGCCCCGAGATGGATATTCCCGCGCCGGATGTCGGCACCGGCGAAAGGGAGATGGGCTGGATCGTCGATGCCTATTCGCGCATGCACGGTCACCAGCCCAACGTGGTGACCGGCAAACATCCTCTGCTCGGCGGTATCGCGGGACGGCGTGAAGCGACCGGCCGCGGCGTCGCGATCATGGCCAGCTGGGCCGCGGCCTATGAAGGTCTTGATCTGCAAAACGCGACCGTGGCGATTCAGGGTTTTGGCAACGTTGGCTCCCACGCGGCCCTCACCCTGCATGAGATGGGAGCGCGCATTGTGTGCATCAGTGATGCCACGGGCAGTCTTTATGAGCCCGAGGGTCTTGATATCCCGCGGCTCATCCAGCAGCTGCACCCGAACGGTCAGAAGAAAAGTCTCAGCGAGTGCCGGGAATGCGTCGCCTATAAAACGGTTAGCGACAGCAGCGATGACGCGCTTTATCAGAAGGTCGATATTCTGATTCCCGCGGCGCTCGAAGCCGTGATTCAGGAGCACAATGCCTCGCGGGTAAGCGCTCGTCTGATCGTGGAAGGCGCGAATTTCCCCATCACGCCCGCAGCCGATCGCATGCTGATGGATCAAGGCTGCCAGGTGATTCCCGATATACTCGCGAATGCCGGGGGCGTGACCGTGTCCTATTTCGAATGGTGCCAGAACCGTCAGGGGACGCTGTGGAACAAGGAAAGGGTCTTTCAGGAGCTCGAATTCTGGCTGCAGCGCGGCTGGAATCACGTTTTGGAAATCAAAGCCAAATACGCCTGCAGCTATCGGCAGGCTGCCTATGTAATTGCGATTGAGCGCGTGAAGCAGGTCCTGGAGATGCGAGGTTTCGATTAG
- a CDS encoding PRC-barrel domain-containing protein translates to MLRAASRFIGQKVLAVDGEIGVVKDIYFDKRSWTLRYCVVEIGPWLEKRQVLLIPSSLNLEQDEAGLGTLLTKAQVAESPAAASDMPVSRQYENRLHDYYGWTPYWNLQGTARQNLFTHIVPLPPSRRELLDWKGLMEDKRRKEANPDLHSLREVRGYHIKATDGELGSLEDFLFDTRTYRILHIVADTINWWPSRSVILPRRVIETISWHDRWVAITITREAVKNAPTFHPEPGMMQSEAAHGN, encoded by the coding sequence ATGCTGAGGGCTGCATCACGTTTCATAGGGCAGAAAGTTCTGGCAGTGGATGGCGAGATCGGAGTCGTCAAGGATATTTATTTTGACAAGCGATCGTGGACGCTGCGCTACTGCGTGGTCGAAATCGGGCCCTGGCTTGAAAAAAGACAGGTGCTGCTGATTCCCTCCAGTCTGAATCTTGAGCAGGATGAGGCCGGGCTCGGAACTCTGCTCACCAAAGCGCAGGTTGCAGAAAGTCCAGCGGCAGCTTCCGATATGCCTGTCTCACGGCAGTATGAAAATCGACTGCACGATTATTACGGCTGGACGCCTTACTGGAATCTGCAGGGCACCGCCCGCCAGAATCTTTTTACCCACATCGTGCCGCTGCCGCCGTCGCGTCGGGAGCTGCTCGATTGGAAAGGGCTGATGGAGGACAAACGCCGCAAAGAGGCCAATCCCGATCTGCATAGCCTGCGCGAAGTGAGGGGCTATCACATCAAAGCCACCGATGGAGAGTTGGGCAGTCTCGAAGATTTTCTCTTCGACACCCGCACCTACCGCATCCTGCATATCGTCGCTGACACCATCAACTGGTGGCCGAGCCGAAGCGTGATCCTGCCGCGCCGCGTGATTGAAACCATCAGCTGGCACGATCGCTGGGTCGCGATCACCATCACGCGGGAGGCCGTAAAAAATGCCCCGACGTTCCACCCCGAGCCTGGCATGATGCAGAGCGAGGCCGCTCATGGCAACTGA
- a CDS encoding YihY/virulence factor BrkB family protein translates to MSNLSSLQSFKQRLAHTKVPVSLGRFWSFLRTLAEDIGQTNLLIHASSMAYMTLGSIIPLLALTFAIVSAFQPIAVADADWLASFKVFILENLAPQSGENMVRVLETFLANLDVAKIGLTGFLTLIVLIILLLRDIEVALNSIWQVPQTRSFLKRFMFFWITTTLGALCLSIVFAAFSRVSLFDGASIEEVIPSDALATFINVLATFIFFTVLQKIGPNCHVSLKAAAVGGLVATVMIRLASKGFAFYSAHSAWNQDIYEALAVVPLFLLWLYLGWFVILFSAIIAWRTHHGFGVQRAHEAGRAGRAKRGEHEAIQLRDLHIRSMLPLICVLMAGVRFLEAKGEGVQGRQLAVDLDIPPYWVREALQIAEERGLLLIKRPPMDKTGSENDVLELMAYPSVPLDRISMDELLQKLTHETQEWVRSRPAELSVDLEGLLKNAFVSLGIERQQPSLAALLESAASPKRTMPVHDA, encoded by the coding sequence ATGTCCAATCTGTCCAGTCTTCAAAGTTTCAAGCAGCGCCTTGCGCATACCAAAGTTCCGGTCAGCCTTGGCCGCTTTTGGAGCTTTCTGCGCACTTTGGCTGAAGACATCGGTCAGACCAACCTTCTGATCCATGCCAGCAGCATGGCTTATATGACTCTCGGTTCCATCATTCCGCTGCTTGCGCTGACCTTTGCCATAGTCTCGGCCTTTCAACCGATTGCGGTCGCCGATGCAGACTGGCTCGCGAGTTTCAAAGTCTTTATTCTGGAAAACCTTGCGCCGCAGTCCGGGGAAAACATGGTCCGGGTGCTGGAAACTTTTCTGGCCAACCTGGATGTGGCGAAAATCGGATTGACCGGATTTCTGACTCTGATCGTGCTCATCATCCTTCTGCTCCGTGACATCGAGGTGGCCCTGAACAGCATCTGGCAGGTGCCGCAGACAAGGTCCTTTCTGAAGCGCTTCATGTTCTTCTGGATCACAACCACTCTGGGCGCCTTGTGCCTTTCCATTGTTTTTGCCGCGTTTTCCCGGGTTTCCCTTTTCGATGGCGCGTCGATCGAAGAGGTGATTCCGAGCGATGCTCTGGCGACTTTCATCAATGTGCTGGCAACCTTCATCTTTTTCACCGTTCTGCAGAAGATCGGCCCCAACTGCCATGTGTCGCTCAAAGCCGCGGCGGTGGGCGGGCTGGTGGCCACGGTCATGATTCGCCTCGCATCGAAGGGCTTCGCCTTTTATTCCGCGCATAGTGCTTGGAACCAGGATATTTATGAAGCCCTGGCGGTGGTTCCCCTTTTTCTGCTTTGGCTCTACCTGGGCTGGTTTGTGATACTTTTCAGTGCCATCATCGCCTGGCGGACGCATCACGGATTCGGCGTGCAAAGGGCCCACGAGGCGGGCCGGGCAGGTCGCGCCAAGCGGGGCGAGCATGAAGCGATCCAGCTGCGTGATCTTCATATTCGATCCATGCTCCCTTTGATCTGTGTTCTGATGGCAGGCGTTCGCTTTCTGGAAGCCAAGGGGGAAGGCGTCCAGGGCCGGCAGCTGGCTGTCGATCTCGATATCCCACCCTACTGGGTGCGCGAGGCTCTGCAGATAGCCGAAGAGCGCGGGCTTCTTTTGATCAAAAGACCGCCGATGGATAAGACGGGATCGGAAAATGATGTGCTGGAGCTGATGGCCTATCCGAGCGTCCCCCTCGATCGAATTTCGATGGATGAGCTCTTGCAAAAGCTAACGCATGAGACTCAGGAATGGGTGCGGTCACGCCCCGCGGAACTGAGCGTGGACCTGGAAGGTCTTTTGAAGAATGCCTTCGTAAGCCTGGGCATCGAGCGTCAGCAGCCTTCGCTGGCGGCTCTGCTGGAGTCGGCGGCCAGTCCGAAAAGAACGATGCCTGTCCATGATGCCTGA
- a CDS encoding TonB-dependent receptor encodes MFCMRLGLFFLASSFPVLASDSEHMEVTGLRYSWLDTVQTASEGQVDHEQLQQRPILRPGEIMESVPGLITTQHSGTGKANQYFLRGFNLDHGTDFATFVDGIPINMPSHAHGQGYTDVNFLVPEILERVEYSKGPYAAEVGDFSGAGHVQLQTRDEFPHGLLKYTSGSYDYHRLLLLDTVPFGQHSRFSYALEGTRYQGPWSGVDERLRKSLAWLKWSIPTDHGQHTLTFQHYKGSWNAADQIPERAVEAKLLNRLGTVDKSTGGRTQRDSFSWMWTRKEQDHAFHVQLYAVNYGLNLWSNLSYFLEDPELGDQFEQEDRRSIAGSSLSFSQDWVMGSIPGTLILGLQSRYDDIRELGFYKTVARERLEAKGKDAVRELQNGAFFEQEWKWTPDFQSTFGLRYDQLDVRRKDRLAAGSYTSNDAITSPKFSTRYRVLDGLWMFASAGQSFHSNDARGITSRDSAAPGLVPVRGYEVGSSWTRESFRMSVALWRLQLESELLYIGDAGVTEPARASRRQGVDTLVQLSPSPGFHADLELSWANARFLSDPDAEGRRVEGHLPFVGMLGLGSQLNSAWSVDARFRHFGKRPLTADGQQSSEPTTVVNGQLAYAQDMWEASLDLLNALDTDAHDIDYFYESQLADESEPVADRHYHPVEPRSVRVQLGRRF; translated from the coding sequence ATGTTTTGCATGCGATTGGGTCTGTTTTTCCTGGCTTCGAGTTTTCCCGTCCTCGCCTCAGATTCCGAACACATGGAAGTGACCGGCCTACGCTATTCCTGGCTCGACACGGTGCAGACCGCCAGTGAAGGACAGGTCGATCATGAGCAGCTTCAGCAGCGGCCTATCCTCAGGCCTGGCGAGATCATGGAATCGGTGCCGGGTTTGATCACAACGCAGCACAGCGGAACGGGCAAGGCCAATCAGTATTTTCTGAGGGGCTTCAACCTCGATCATGGGACGGATTTTGCGACCTTTGTCGATGGCATTCCCATCAACATGCCCTCGCATGCGCACGGTCAGGGCTATACCGATGTCAACTTTTTGGTTCCTGAAATCCTGGAACGAGTGGAATACAGCAAGGGCCCTTACGCGGCGGAAGTCGGGGATTTCAGCGGCGCCGGGCATGTGCAGCTGCAAACCCGCGATGAATTTCCGCATGGACTCCTGAAATATACCAGCGGCAGCTATGACTATCATCGCCTCCTTCTGCTGGATACCGTTCCTTTTGGTCAGCACTCGCGCTTCAGCTATGCGTTGGAGGGTACCCGTTATCAGGGGCCGTGGTCGGGCGTGGATGAACGCCTGCGGAAGTCTCTTGCCTGGTTGAAGTGGTCAATTCCTACCGATCACGGGCAGCATACGCTGACGTTCCAGCATTATAAAGGATCTTGGAACGCCGCCGACCAGATCCCCGAGCGTGCTGTGGAAGCGAAGCTTCTCAATCGTCTCGGTACAGTGGATAAGTCCACGGGCGGACGCACGCAGCGCGATAGCTTCAGCTGGATGTGGACGCGAAAAGAACAGGATCATGCTTTCCATGTTCAGCTTTATGCGGTGAACTACGGCCTTAACCTCTGGTCGAATCTGAGCTACTTCCTCGAAGACCCCGAGCTTGGGGATCAGTTCGAGCAGGAGGATCGTCGTTCGATTGCGGGCTCTTCCCTCAGTTTTTCCCAGGACTGGGTCATGGGAAGCATTCCGGGAACTTTGATTCTCGGGCTTCAGAGTCGCTACGATGATATTCGCGAACTTGGATTTTATAAAACGGTTGCACGCGAACGCCTGGAAGCCAAGGGGAAGGATGCCGTACGCGAATTGCAGAACGGCGCTTTTTTCGAGCAGGAATGGAAGTGGACCCCTGATTTTCAGAGCACCTTCGGTCTGCGTTATGATCAACTCGATGTGAGGCGCAAGGATAGGCTGGCCGCTGGGTCCTATACCAGCAACGATGCCATCACCAGTCCCAAATTCAGCACCCGCTATCGGGTTCTGGATGGACTCTGGATGTTTGCGAGTGCCGGTCAAAGCTTTCATAGCAATGATGCGCGCGGCATAACCTCGCGCGACAGTGCCGCGCCCGGGCTGGTCCCGGTTCGGGGTTACGAGGTCGGCAGCAGCTGGACCCGTGAGAGTTTCAGGATGTCGGTGGCTCTTTGGAGGCTGCAGCTGGAATCAGAATTGCTTTATATCGGCGACGCCGGAGTCACGGAACCAGCGCGCGCGAGTCGTCGTCAGGGCGTGGACACCCTTGTGCAGCTCTCTCCTTCACCGGGTTTTCATGCGGATCTGGAACTGTCCTGGGCGAACGCGCGCTTTCTATCCGACCCCGATGCGGAAGGCCGACGCGTGGAAGGTCATCTTCCCTTTGTCGGCATGCTCGGCCTCGGGAGTCAGCTGAATTCCGCATGGTCGGTGGATGCAAGGTTCCGGCACTTTGGAAAAAGACCTCTCACCGCCGATGGGCAGCAGAGTTCGGAGCCGACGACCGTGGTCAACGGGCAGCTGGCCTATGCTCAGGATATGTGGGAAGCATCGCTGGATCTTTTGAATGCCCTGGATACGGACGCGCATGATATCGACTATTTCTATGAATCCCAGCTGGCTGACGAAAGTGAACCCGTGGCCGATCGCCATTACCATCCTGTGGAACCGCGATCGGTGCGGGTCCAGTTAGGCCGCAGGTTCTAG